Genomic DNA from Melopsittacus undulatus isolate bMelUnd1 chromosome 2, bMelUnd1.mat.Z, whole genome shotgun sequence:
GCAAGCTACATATAAAGAATTAAGTGGATTAGTCGTACCGCTACGGTTGGTTATGgcttcaaaggaaaatattggCTCTATCTACGTAAATGTCTGTGTTTAAATGATTTAAAAGGGACCATTTCCCAGAAGTACAGGTGCATGACTGACTGAAACTATTAGGGCTGTGAAAGGGCAAGaattgcttaaaagaaaaaaaaatgagggaagggaaggtaaaaggaaaagtgggggaaggaaaaaggaaaaggggaaagggaataggaaaaaggaaaggcgggggaaagaaaaaggaaaagggaaacagtAAAAttgggaaaggaaaggccaCACATACAAACACGGATCTCCCTCCCCAGTCAGGAGCTCCAGTATGTCcacctgctgctccccagcccgGGGCGTACGGGGGGAAGGTGGGCCGGTGGCTGTCCAAAGCCCATCCAGGTGCTCAAGCGAGGGGCATGCACCCCACGGAGCAAAAAGCGGGTTGACGGGattgggggtggggaggaagctgcgcccccctcctgcccctcacAGACCCCGGGTCGAGCCGTCGGGGGCCGGGACACACATGGAGGCCCCAGCCGTCGGGCGGCCCCGGAGGGGAGCGCAGCGGGGCGGGTGCAGGGGTAGGGCAGAGCGCAGCCGCCCCCCACCCGGCAGCCGAGGACCGACCCCTGGCTCTGCCCGCCGCGCCGCGCCCCGTCCCGCCCCGTCGGGGGCTGCGGGGGGGCACGGGAGGCGGGGGCCGCCCGCGGCCGCGTTACGCACGCAGTGAGCTCAGCGGCGCGGGAGAGGGGCGGCGCGGCGGGGGGCGGTGGGGCGCGCCGGGGTGGGGGTGGCCCGGGCAAACCCCATAAAGGGCGGTGGCGGCGACTGCTGCTGCACTCACCCCGCACGGCGGAGGCGCCGGGAGCGCAGCGGAGGGGCGCGGAGTGCTGGGGGTGCTGTACGCTCTGTTCTCCGCAAGCACGGGAGGCTTCTCGGCGCTCGCCTCCTCCCCGCCACGCAGGGCCGTGGAAGTGTCGGCGGGCCCGTCCCGGGGCTGCCGGAGGGGCGAGCGGAGACTCGCCGGAGCGGAGCTGACTCCCCGCCCGCTGttgctggggagagctgagaaGGCGGcgggaaggagaaaaggcagcGAGAGGAAGAGGACCGAGAGACGGACGGAGCGGACCGGCCGCTCCCCTCGCAGACCCTCGCTCCCCCGCCGCCGCGCTCCAGCCATGGGGATGCCGACACCGCCTTTGCAGTGACCGCGGGACCCTTCCCACTGCTTCACCGGCAGAAAGAAACTAAAGAGACCCCCAAatcctgaaagcaaaaaaaatcctaaatatatctatctataaaaccaaataaagcAATATAAAGGGCTCTGTCAAGCCGGCGGCTGCAGCAGCAAGCCTTGCCCGTCCCGAGCTCGGCGGCCGCAATGAGGACCGCGGGGCGCCTGCAGGCGCccgtgctggtgctggtgccggtGCTGTCGGCGCTGCTGGGGTTGTGCAGCGCGGAGCGGCAGGCGCTGGTGGTGCCGCGGCGCCTGGGCGCTGCCGGCGGCCGGGAGCGCTTCCGCCTGGAGGCCTTCGGGGAGCGGCTGACGCTGGAGCTGGAGCCCGACAGCAGCTTCCTGGCCCCGGACTTCACCCTGCAGTACCTGGGcgggccgccgccgccgccggagGACGATCTCTCCCGCTGCTTCTATTCCGGCACCGTCAACCGGGACCCCAGCTCCGCCGCAGCCCTCAGCCTATGCGCGGGGATGCGCGGCGCCTTCTCCCTTCGGGGCCGCCAGTACCTCATACAGCCTGCCCCCGGCACCGCGCACAGCCGCGGCGCCCACCTCCTCCGCCTGCGCGGGGCCCGCCGCGCTGCCCCCGCTGCCCGCTGCGCCGTGGCTGAGGCTGAGGCCGAGAAGGGGACGGGAACGGAGACGGAGGCTGCGGGCTCGGAGCCCGCAGGGCACGCAGGTACCGTCGGGGCGCCCCGCTGCCCTACgcggggaggggaagaaaggaaagggggaCTCTGCCTCGCCCTGCGCCCCCGCCCCACAGGGGCCTGGCGGTGGGGCCAGGCCAGTGCTTCCTCTTCGTCCCCACCCCGAGGGGCGGTGGAGTGTACGCCCACCGTGGCGCGGGTATCGCCCCTCTGCCCGGCGGCTGTAAGAGGTGGGGTTATTCAGCCGTCACTGCCGAAATCTGGGGGTGGGAGACGGGCGCGGGCCGTGGGGTATATATCCTTGTGATGCAAATCTTGAGTATTGGTGGGATTTGGGTCCCTTAAGGTTGTCTCGAAACGACATTTCTTTTGTTGTGCTCACCTGCACTTTCctgctctctccctctccttttttaatgcagaaacgggaagcagaaggaagaaaaggttcGTGTCCAGCCCCCGCTACGTGGAGACCATGCTGGTAGCCGACCAGTCCATGGCCGAGTTCCACGGCAGCGGGCTGAAGCACTATCTCCTGACGCTGCTCTCTGTGGCAGCCAAGTTGTACAAGCACCCCAGCATCCGCAACTCCATCAGCCTCGTGGTGGTGAAAATCATGGTCATTTATGAGGAGCGGAAGGGACCTGATATCTCTTCCAACGCAGCCCTTACTTTGAGAAACTTCTGCAGctggcagaagcagcacaacCCACCCAGCGATCGGCATGCAGAGCACTACGACACAGCAATCCTTTTCACCAGGCAGGTGAGGGACACATAGGTCAAATCCATCCCCACACCCATTGCTCCGGACCCCCAGAGGTTCCCTGTACCAGGAGACCTCTGAAAAAGTGTTCAGGGGCAGTCCTGTGTCATCACAGCTTCAGCAGAGcagactgaaaatgaaattagcTGATTTTCATTTAGTtgcttattttgctgtttgcacCATCTCAGGTGAAACTCACAGTATGTGCAGTGTGTTTCTGCCTCATATATTTTTAGCAGATTTAGTATGGaaattatgcattttatttctacGTGTAACCCTTGTGTATGTTCCAAAGACAGATTTTTGCCATCATACCCATTGAAGTACTGAATATTTAAGCTCTTTCCATAAGTAAAGGCAGACTGCCAGGGCTGGATGTTTCTTGCCAAGGTTAAGTCTCTGATCTGATTAATAatgaaactgccttttttttacAGGACCTCTGCGGTGCCAAGACATGTGATACTCTTGGGATGGCTGATGTGGGAACGGTTTGTGATCTAAACCGCAGTTGCTCTATCATAGAAGATGATGGTTTACAGGCTGCCTTTACAACAGCCCACGAACTAGGTACTTGAAGCTTTGAAGGGTGATTTCACGTGATTAATTGAAACCAGCTCAATGCCGTAAAGCAGTGAGCTGCCCAGCCCACACTGTGGGCTCGCCCCTTCACTccccagagcaggcaggaggaggccAAGCTTTGCCTCGTAGTAGGGTTGAACTGTGGAAAACAAATCCTGTCTGCACAGCACTGACTGCAAGAGCTGTGTATCTGATggatagcaggaaaaaaagcatgagGGGGCTGTGAGCGGAGCTAAGATACGGTACCATCTGCTTAAAATTTGGCAGGATTCAGGTTCAGGTTATTATTTAAAGCCCAGGCTGTGAGCAGCTCAGAGCAGTACTTAGAACAGTATCGGTAATGCATAGGACAGACTTCCTAAAATCacaaactttcctttttttttttttttggaaggcCACGTGTTTAACATGCCTCATGACGATGCAAAGCAGTGTGCTGGTATTAATGGAATAAGCCGGGATTTCCACATGATGGCATCTATGCTTTCCAATCTGGACCGCAGCCAGCCGTGGTCTCCGTGTAGTGCCTACATGATTACAACATTTTTGGATAATGGTCATGGTAAGATTATTAAGCTTTCCATTGATGTGGTGTTTAAGCTCTTGTGATTTAGTagcctttcctcttttcctttcttttctttgctttgcttttattttgcttttctttattttttcccttttctttctttttttctttttcctttctttttcctttcttttcctttcttttcctttcttttcctttcttttcctttcttttcctttcttttcctttcttttcctttcttttcctttcttttcctttcttttcctttcttttcctttcttttcctttcttttcctttcttttcctttcttttcctttcttttcctttcttttcctttcttttcctttcttttcctttcttttcctttcttttcctttcttttcctttcttttcctttcttttcctttcttttcctttcttttcctttcttttcctttcttttcctttcattttttcctttcttttcatttcattttttcctttcttttcctttcattttttcctttcttttcctttcattttttcctttcttttcctttcattttttcctttcttttcctttcattttttcctttcttttcctttcattttttcctttcttttcctttcattttttcctttcttttcctttcattttttcatttcttttcctttcatttttcctttcttttcctttcatttttcctttcttttcctttcattttttcccttcttttcctttcattttttcccttcttttcctttcattttttcctttcttttcctttcatttcttccttccttttcctttcatttcttccttccttttcctttcatttcttttcctttcttttcctttcatttcttttcctttcttttcctttcatttcttttcctttcttttcctttcatttcttttcctttctttcttttatatcctttccattttcctttttccacttttctttccactttttccccttttttccctttcttttcccccttccctccttcctctctttcttccttctttccattcATCCCAgtgctttctgctgcagcatAGAGTTAACCCTTTACATGATGCCAGTAAATTTAGAAGACAACAATGATGCACAAATTGGTTCAGAGATTTACATTACAAAGTGAATGCAGTTCCCTTTTGAAACTGAATTCACTTACACAATTGTctgtcattttgtttctttactatttttcttttttcttccttttcaggtGAATGTCTGTTGGACAAGCCCCACAAACCAATCCAGCTTCCTTCTGACTTGCCTGGCACGTTGTACGATGCAAACAGACAGTGCCAGTTTACATTTGGAGATGAGTCCAAGCACTGCCCTGATGCAGCCAGTACGTGTACGACGCTGTGGTGTACTGGCACTTCTGGGGGACTGCTTGTGTGCCAAACCAAACACTTCCCTTGGGCAGACGGCACCAGTTGTGGGGAAGGGAAGTGGTGCATGAATGGCAAGTGTGTGAATAAAACTGAGAAGAAGCATTATGAtgtaagtattaaaaataaatgggaatATATCTTGGGGTGCACAACAGCATGCATAATGCTTCAGTGGGAGTAATCAGTTAAAAGGGCTTGAATAAACGGAGTCAGATAACAGAtaaaacaaacagctttttttctacAACTGGCTTAGGTAGAAATGAGCATGAttgtgggttttgtggtttgcttttgttttgcttttactgcattaactttttctttctgcttttgcttgtcCTTCCAGACACCGGTGCATGGGAGCTGGGGCTCCTGGGGGGCATGGGGAGAGTGCTCCCGGACCTGTGGTGGTGGAGTACAGTATTCTTTCAGGGAGTGCGACAACCCTGTCCCGAGGAATGggggaaaatactgtgaagGGAAGCGGGTGCAATACAGATCATGTAACATAGAGGACTGTCCGGACAATGATGGTAatcttttccccatttctgaGGCAGAGGAAGGGTATCTTATGGAGGAAGAGCACGTACAGAAGATGAGCTTATGTCCACCTGtctttcctctgcctgcaggcaaaaCCTTTAGGGAGGAACAATGCGAAAAGCACAATGAGTTTTCCAAGTCTCCCTTTGGAAGTGGACCTGCAGTGGAGTGGACACCCAAGTTTGCCGGTGTGTCTCCAAAGGACAGATGCAAGCTGGTCTGCCGAGCAAAAGGAACGGGATACTTCTTTGTTTTACAGCCAAAGGTATGTCAAAACCTTACCTCATCCATCTAATCATGAATAGgatatttatttcctctaatCTTTATGTGAAGTTAAGAGTCAAGCAGTTTAGAAACCTGCAGTCTTGTCTTTCTCGTGTTTCAGCTAGattattccttttcctcttcccacaTGTACAGCTTGATCAGTGCAAACATGCTTTAAATATTCTGGCGCAGTCTTTCCAGTTACTTCACACGTACTGCCTCCTCTACCCCCTCCACCCtagtttcctttcctttcctaacaCCAATGCAACTACATTGAGATATGTTTGGAAAACTGTGGTGGCTCTTTGCCAAAACATTGGTGCTTTCTCATACCAGTTACTAATATGTTGACAGCTTAAAATGAACAATAGGAAAAATGTTCATCATGCATAGCTACTTGAATTCGCGGTCATACGATGGTGAGAGCCAATAACTACCAGGGTGATGACATAGAAGTTTTTTTGTAGGGCAGTGCTCCTAGAAGTAAAGGGTACATTGAGCACCATTAAAAGCAATTTTGGTCCTGTCCTTCGAGAACATGACTACCTTCTAGGGATATTAGAAAACAAAGCTCTTTCTTTACATGAAATCAGTAAAACAGTTCTGTGGGGTAAGGTTTTTGGGGGGAAGGGcattaaaagaaattgttttctccTGTCAATATGGCATCATTGTTGCAAGTGGGATGAAAATAGCATGCATATCTCCAACTGTCTGTGGGCTGCTTTGAATTTAGTTTAGAAAGCCCTGAAAATAGGGGTGCTGCAGGTCTTCCACCTGTCCATATTTTGCATTTGGTATGTTTCTGTATTGAGCAATTTCAGAGTAACGTGCCTCTTAAAATCAAATGCCCTACTGCTTGTTTCCTGCAAAGGTTGTGGATGGTACCCTGTGTAGCCCCGATTCCACCTCTGTCTGCGTCCAGGGGCAGTGCGTAAAGGCTGGCTGTGACCGTATGATAGGGTCCAATAAGAAGTTTGACAAATGTGGTATCTGCGGTGGCAATGGATCCACTTGCAAGAAAGTGTCTGGCACACTTGTTAGAGCAAAGTGAGTATggaactgctgcttttattttattctggttAATGTTTCGTTGCTGTAAGTTTTGGGTTTCCAAGTTTTGAGTTTCCAAGGTGAGACGTTGTTGCAGTTTATGTTTGGAACTGAGATTTGATCTCAGAGCCACCTGACTAAGGATAGCTTACAGTGAGATAGATCCCAGTGAAAGAAGCCCCTTACAAGCTCTTCTGTAGCAATAATTTGGGATGTGATTTTGCAAATCCCTTAAACCATTAATTTGACTAGGTTGGTAGCTCAGGAGTTTAATGCTTCATCTTCAAATGAAATTTAGTTTTGTGCTGGGcagcttcttccctttctcagggaagagcagaggattcagtctctctcttttctcttggTCAGACCTGGCTACCATGATGTTGTCACCATCCCAGCTGGGGCGACGAACATTGAGGTGAAGCAGCGAAACCACAGGGGCACAAGGCATGATGGCAGCTTCCTTGCCATCAAAGCTGCAGATGGCACCTACATTCTCAATGGTGATTACACCCTCTCAACGCTGGAGCAGGACATCACCTACAAAGGCAGTGTGCTGAGGTACAGCGGCTCCTCCGCTGCCTTGGAGAGGATCCGCAGTTTCAGCCCTCTGAAAGAGCCCCTGACCATCCAGGTCCTCACAGTGGGAGACCTGCCACAGCCCAAGATCAAGTACACCTATTTTGTGAAGAAGCCTGCACAGCCTGGGTCAGAGAAAGTGCCCACTAGAAAGAAAGAGTCCTTCAATGCCATCAGGGAGATCATCTCCTCCGAGTGGGTCATCGAGGACTGGGGCGAGTGCTCCAAGTCGTGTGGCTCAGGCTGGCAGCGGCGGGCAGTAGAGTGCCGGGATCCCCAGGGGCGGCTGGCCGCTGACTGTGCCCGGGAGCTGAAGCCCAGCGATGTGCGTCCCTGTGCCGACGTGCCCTGCCCGCAGTGGCAGCTGGGGGACTGGTCGCCCTGCTCTAAGACGTGCGGGAAAGGTTTCAAGAAGAGGTTgctgaaatgtatttcttaCGATGGCAGCGTGCTGCCACAAGAAAGCTGTGAGCCTTCCAAGAAACCAAAACACCTAATAGACTTCTGCAACGTTACGGACTGCAGTGAAATTGTATAAGTTGGGAAAGCTAAcatcttttattattattttattttccttcagaaaaatgcactgaaaaaaaaagagggctAGAGGCAGCGCATATGTTTTTGCATACAAAATTGATGGTGAGGATCCATTGAGATGGCACAGTGCAAATAGCTTTGGTTGACATTGCATCCTAAAAATACCCTGCCAACTGAAAGTTTGATAGGATAGCAAACCCATGTCACTCATTCGTCTTCAGCAGATAAGGCCCAAGGGCATTATAACTGCCTTTTTTTAAGTCTGttacaaattaaacaaaacatgaGCAGTGCCTGAAACCCGTTTAAGCAAgcattttggggtttggttatttctcccttcttttgGATTTACATTGTGGTACTGATCAAGTCCCCATGTgtaggaaggggagggaaaggagagtGGAAAAGatagtttaaaataattggTTAGGGCTTACCTACCTCATGAAGGGCAAAAAACAGGATTGGAAAAGGAGCTTTAACTATGTCATTCATGGCTGCTATTGTTTCAGAGAAtagttttatataaaaataaagccataTTCTCTATCTGGAAAGAGTAAGAAGTACCAAGAACAGTCAGTCAACTCTACAGCTAATTAGAATGTCACTTTTTCTAAAGTATCTTTATGTCATCCCAATGTGCCTGTCCATTTCTCTCATCCACTCCCAACACCACTGTGGTGACATGTAG
This window encodes:
- the ADAMTS1 gene encoding A disintegrin and metalloproteinase with thrombospondin motifs 1, whose protein sequence is MRTAGRLQAPVLVLVPVLSALLGLCSAERQALVVPRRLGAAGGRERFRLEAFGERLTLELEPDSSFLAPDFTLQYLGGPPPPPEDDLSRCFYSGTVNRDPSSAAALSLCAGMRGAFSLRGRQYLIQPAPGTAHSRGAHLLRLRGARRAAPAARCAVAEAEAEKGTGTETEAAGSEPAGHAETGSRRKKRFVSSPRYVETMLVADQSMAEFHGSGLKHYLLTLLSVAAKLYKHPSIRNSISLVVVKIMVIYEERKGPDISSNAALTLRNFCSWQKQHNPPSDRHAEHYDTAILFTRQDLCGAKTCDTLGMADVGTVCDLNRSCSIIEDDGLQAAFTTAHELGHVFNMPHDDAKQCAGINGISRDFHMMASMLSNLDRSQPWSPCSAYMITTFLDNGHGECLLDKPHKPIQLPSDLPGTLYDANRQCQFTFGDESKHCPDAASTCTTLWCTGTSGGLLVCQTKHFPWADGTSCGEGKWCMNGKCVNKTEKKHYDTPVHGSWGSWGAWGECSRTCGGGVQYSFRECDNPVPRNGGKYCEGKRVQYRSCNIEDCPDNDGKTFREEQCEKHNEFSKSPFGSGPAVEWTPKFAGVSPKDRCKLVCRAKGTGYFFVLQPKVVDGTLCSPDSTSVCVQGQCVKAGCDRMIGSNKKFDKCGICGGNGSTCKKVSGTLVRAKPGYHDVVTIPAGATNIEVKQRNHRGTRHDGSFLAIKAADGTYILNGDYTLSTLEQDITYKGSVLRYSGSSAALERIRSFSPLKEPLTIQVLTVGDLPQPKIKYTYFVKKPAQPGSEKVPTRKKESFNAIREIISSEWVIEDWGECSKSCGSGWQRRAVECRDPQGRLAADCARELKPSDVRPCADVPCPQWQLGDWSPCSKTCGKGFKKRLLKCISYDGSVLPQESCEPSKKPKHLIDFCNVTDCSEIV